In a genomic window of Nostoc sp. UHCC 0870:
- the wzy gene encoding O-antigen polysaccharide polymerase Wzy has product MKINTIKPNHKHSEIIIATHLFMMMILIIFRLLYEPFDSQPESLIYPFSWVVCIQAIWSFWSWYILTKNLFSPYLLFLLSAFLFNAGQAFVEVFHLNKDGLLGGFDFILFSFATLLNSLFLVILSLGAWHLGALISFAKSPVNEQKISPKSEDFYISSKYCYRVGIFFLSISLLPAIHTIRNNLSLVMASGYSGLYQVENATSVSAIPNILSIFLIPSALFILVGSAYQKKAKFISIIIVLIYSIIQFIVGQRNQGVMPLISFFWLWHQVICPIPKTFLLGLGSLIMFILIPVIAVIRNIGSQDRLSINFLIETFANIDNPIVAAISEMGSSMLTVAATLDLVPNVRSFQMGTDYLYALFTLVPNYFGGIHPTVARGIPEQWLVEEINPYFAMHGGSYGFSFIAEAYLNFGWIGTPIALGIMGFMFAKFTLWISKSGEPAKMAMLASFLSFFLFFPRAESALLIRPLLWYSLLPYWIVSWLGKKRSKKLAR; this is encoded by the coding sequence ATGAAAATCAACACAATCAAACCAAATCATAAACACTCAGAAATTATAATTGCAACTCATCTATTTATGATGATGATTTTGATTATATTTCGGTTACTATATGAGCCATTTGATTCCCAACCAGAATCACTGATTTACCCATTTTCTTGGGTGGTTTGCATTCAAGCTATTTGGTCTTTTTGGTCATGGTATATCCTCACAAAAAATTTATTTAGCCCTTATCTGTTATTTTTGCTGTCAGCGTTTCTTTTTAATGCTGGACAAGCATTTGTAGAAGTTTTTCATTTAAATAAAGATGGATTATTAGGAGGATTTGATTTTATTTTATTTTCTTTTGCAACTCTGCTAAATTCGTTATTTCTAGTAATATTGTCATTAGGAGCATGGCACTTAGGAGCATTAATCAGTTTTGCTAAATCACCAGTAAATGAGCAAAAAATTAGCCCCAAATCAGAAGATTTTTATATAAGTAGCAAGTATTGTTACAGAGTTGGTATTTTCTTCCTGAGTATATCTTTATTGCCTGCTATCCATACTATCCGCAATAATTTATCACTTGTCATGGCTTCCGGCTATTCCGGTTTGTATCAAGTAGAAAATGCTACAAGTGTTAGTGCTATACCTAATATATTGAGTATTTTTCTTATTCCTTCAGCCCTCTTTATATTAGTTGGTAGCGCGTATCAAAAAAAAGCAAAGTTTATATCTATAATTATCGTCCTTATTTATTCAATTATCCAGTTTATTGTGGGTCAAAGAAATCAAGGAGTAATGCCATTAATTAGCTTCTTTTGGCTATGGCATCAGGTTATTTGCCCAATTCCTAAAACTTTTTTGCTTGGCTTAGGCTCTTTGATCATGTTTATTCTGATTCCTGTGATTGCAGTAATTAGAAATATTGGTTCTCAAGACCGTTTATCAATTAATTTTTTAATCGAAACATTTGCAAATATAGATAATCCTATAGTTGCAGCAATATCAGAGATGGGAAGTTCTATGTTGACAGTAGCTGCCACTCTAGACTTAGTTCCCAATGTACGAAGTTTCCAAATGGGAACTGACTATTTATATGCTTTATTCACGCTAGTACCTAATTATTTCGGGGGAATTCACCCAACAGTAGCACGGGGTATCCCTGAGCAGTGGTTGGTCGAAGAAATAAATCCCTACTTTGCTATGCACGGTGGTTCTTATGGATTTTCTTTCATCGCTGAAGCTTACCTTAACTTTGGTTGGATTGGAACGCCAATTGCTTTAGGCATAATGGGGTTTATGTTTGCAAAATTCACATTATGGATATCTAAATCTGGTGAACCAGCAAAAATGGCAATGCTTGCTAGCTTTCTTTCTTTTTTCTTGTTCTTTCCTCGTGCCGAATCTGCTTTATTAATCCGCCCTCTATTATGGTATTCGTTGCTGCCTTATTGGATTGTGTCTTGGTTAGGTAAAAAAAGGTCAAAAAAACTAGCTAGATAA